A portion of the Saimiri boliviensis isolate mSaiBol1 chromosome 1, mSaiBol1.pri, whole genome shotgun sequence genome contains these proteins:
- the MFSD9 gene encoding major facilitator superfamily domain-containing protein 9 isoform X1, whose amino-acid sequence MELGGRWGGSSTPRLASETAELRQEQRTGTQAEAADAGAVRARRFLLCLYLVGFLDLFGVSMVVPLLSLHIKSLGASPTVAGIVGSSYGILQLFSSTLVGCWSDVVGRRSSLLACILLSALGYLLLGAATNVFLFVLARIPAGIFKHTLSISRALLSDLVPEKERPLVIGHFNTASGVGFILGPVIGGYLTELEDGFYLTAFICFLVFILNAGLVWLFPWREAKPGSTEKGLVWRKTHVLLGRSHDTVQEAATSHRARASEKATWPWVKVVLALQDMKNLLFSEMWDIFLVRLLMAMAVMLYYSNFVLALEERFGLRPKVTGYLISYTSMLGAMAGLALGPILRLYKHNSQALLLHSSVLTCTLLLLYSLAPTIGVVVISSTLLSFSTAIGRTCITDLQLTVGGAQASGTIIGMGQSVTAVGRIIAPLLSGIAQEVSPCGPPSLGAALALVAIFVMSLSKPHSSGGGNGKLKSE is encoded by the exons ATGGAGCTCGGGGGTCGATGGGGCGGGAGCTCGACCCCGAGGCTGGCCTCGGAGACCGCAGAGCTGCGACAGGAGCAGAGGACAGGAACCCAGGCGGAGGCTGCCGACGCGGGAGCCGTCCGAGCCCGCCGCTTCCTGCTCTGTCTCTACTTGGTGGGCTTCTTG gatTTGTTTGGTGTCAGCATGGTTGTGCCTTTACTGAGCCTTCACATCAAGTCCCTTGGAGCAAGTCCAACAGTTGCTGGAATAGTAG GCTCCTCCTATGGCATTTTGCAACTCTTTTCTAGCACGTTGGTG GGCTGCTGGAGCGATGTGGTGGGAAGACGGTCTTCCTTGCTGGCCTGTATTCTACTCAGTGCCCTGGGCTATCTCCTTCTGGGAGCAGCCACCAATGTGTTCCTGTTTGTCCTGGCTAGAATCCCAGCAg GTATTTTTAAACACACTCTCTCCATCTCAAGGGCTCTACTTTCTGATCTGGTTCCAGAGAAGGAACGACCACTTGTAATCGGACACTTCAACACAGCCTCCGGTGTGGGCTTCATTTTGGGCCCCGTGATCGGTGGCTATCTCACTGAATTAGAGGATGGGTTTTATCTCACAGCCTTCATCTGCTTTTTGGTCTTCATTCTCAATGCTG GTCTCGTTTGGCTCTTTCCATGGAGGGAAGCAAAACCAGGCAGTACAGAGAAGGGCCTGGTATGGCGAAAGACCCACGTGCTCTTGGGAAGGAGCCATGACACAGTGCAGGAggcagccaccagccacagagcCAGGGCCAGCGAGAAGGCTACCTGGCCCTGGGTCAAAGTGGTGTTGGCCTTGCAGGACATGAAGAACCTGCTGTTTTCTGAAATGTGGGACATATTTCTGGTGCGCCTGCTGATGGCCATGGCAGTCATGCTGTACTACAGTAACTTTGTCCTGGCCCTGGAGGAGCGCTTTGGGTTACGGCCCAAGGTGACAGGCTACCTCATCAGTTACACCAGCATGCTGGGGGCCATGGCTGGCCTTGCCCTGGGGCCGATCCTACGGCTGTACAAGCACAACTCGCAGGCCCTGCTGCTACACTCCAGTGTGCTCACCTGCACACTGCTGCTGCTCTACTCCTTGGCCCCCACCATAGGTGTAGTTGTCATCTCCTCCACTCTCCTGTCCTTCTCCACTGCCATTGGAAGGACGTGCATCACGGATCTCCAGCTGACTGTGGGCGGGGCCCAGGCCAGCGGCACAATCATCGGCATGGGGCAGTCTGTGACTGCGGTGGGCCGCATCATCGCCCCTCTCCTCTCGGGGATTGCCCAGGAGGTCAGCCCTTGTGGTCCCCCCAGTCTAGGCGCTGCATTAGCCTTAGTGGCCATTTTCGTAATGTCTCTAAGCAAACCACACTCCAGTGGTGGTGGGAATGgtaaattaaaaagtgaatag
- the MFSD9 gene encoding major facilitator superfamily domain-containing protein 9 isoform X2 gives MGRELDPEAGLGDRRAATGAEDRNPGGGCRRGSRPSPPLPALSLLGGLLAFILFQDLFGVSMVVPLLSLHIKSLGASPTVAGIVGSSYGILQLFSSTLVGCWSDVVGRRSSLLACILLSALGYLLLGAATNVFLFVLARIPAGIFKHTLSISRALLSDLVPEKERPLVIGHFNTASGVGFILGPVIGGYLTELEDGFYLTAFICFLVFILNAGLVWLFPWREAKPGSTEKGLVWRKTHVLLGRSHDTVQEAATSHRARASEKATWPWVKVVLALQDMKNLLFSEMWDIFLVRLLMAMAVMLYYSNFVLALEERFGLRPKVTGYLISYTSMLGAMAGLALGPILRLYKHNSQALLLHSSVLTCTLLLLYSLAPTIGVVVISSTLLSFSTAIGRTCITDLQLTVGGAQASGTIIGMGQSVTAVGRIIAPLLSGIAQEVSPCGPPSLGAALALVAIFVMSLSKPHSSGGGNGKLKSE, from the exons ATGGGGCGGGAGCTCGACCCCGAGGCTGGCCTCGGAGACCGCAGAGCTGCGACAGGAGCAGAGGACAGGAACCCAGGCGGAGGCTGCCGACGCGGGAGCCGTCCGAGCCCGCCGCTTCCTGCTCTGTCTCTACTTGGTGGGCTTCTTG catttattttgtttcaggatTTGTTTGGTGTCAGCATGGTTGTGCCTTTACTGAGCCTTCACATCAAGTCCCTTGGAGCAAGTCCAACAGTTGCTGGAATAGTAG GCTCCTCCTATGGCATTTTGCAACTCTTTTCTAGCACGTTGGTG GGCTGCTGGAGCGATGTGGTGGGAAGACGGTCTTCCTTGCTGGCCTGTATTCTACTCAGTGCCCTGGGCTATCTCCTTCTGGGAGCAGCCACCAATGTGTTCCTGTTTGTCCTGGCTAGAATCCCAGCAg GTATTTTTAAACACACTCTCTCCATCTCAAGGGCTCTACTTTCTGATCTGGTTCCAGAGAAGGAACGACCACTTGTAATCGGACACTTCAACACAGCCTCCGGTGTGGGCTTCATTTTGGGCCCCGTGATCGGTGGCTATCTCACTGAATTAGAGGATGGGTTTTATCTCACAGCCTTCATCTGCTTTTTGGTCTTCATTCTCAATGCTG GTCTCGTTTGGCTCTTTCCATGGAGGGAAGCAAAACCAGGCAGTACAGAGAAGGGCCTGGTATGGCGAAAGACCCACGTGCTCTTGGGAAGGAGCCATGACACAGTGCAGGAggcagccaccagccacagagcCAGGGCCAGCGAGAAGGCTACCTGGCCCTGGGTCAAAGTGGTGTTGGCCTTGCAGGACATGAAGAACCTGCTGTTTTCTGAAATGTGGGACATATTTCTGGTGCGCCTGCTGATGGCCATGGCAGTCATGCTGTACTACAGTAACTTTGTCCTGGCCCTGGAGGAGCGCTTTGGGTTACGGCCCAAGGTGACAGGCTACCTCATCAGTTACACCAGCATGCTGGGGGCCATGGCTGGCCTTGCCCTGGGGCCGATCCTACGGCTGTACAAGCACAACTCGCAGGCCCTGCTGCTACACTCCAGTGTGCTCACCTGCACACTGCTGCTGCTCTACTCCTTGGCCCCCACCATAGGTGTAGTTGTCATCTCCTCCACTCTCCTGTCCTTCTCCACTGCCATTGGAAGGACGTGCATCACGGATCTCCAGCTGACTGTGGGCGGGGCCCAGGCCAGCGGCACAATCATCGGCATGGGGCAGTCTGTGACTGCGGTGGGCCGCATCATCGCCCCTCTCCTCTCGGGGATTGCCCAGGAGGTCAGCCCTTGTGGTCCCCCCAGTCTAGGCGCTGCATTAGCCTTAGTGGCCATTTTCGTAATGTCTCTAAGCAAACCACACTCCAGTGGTGGTGGGAATGgtaaattaaaaagtgaatag